From Nocardia sp. XZ_19_385:
ACGCCATCTCCCGGCCTGCCACCCGGCGGGCCCGGTTGGCGGCGAGGAGCCGCTTGGCGGGGATCGCGTCCCGCGGTTCGGCGTGCAGGAAGTAATGCAGGATCACGCCGTCGAGCATGTCCTGCAGCCACACCTCCATGGTGCCCTCCAGCGCGCCGCTCACGGTCCAGCGAATGCCTTTGTCGCCCCGGTCTTCCCGCACCTCGAGGCTGAGATCCGGCCACCACTTGCGCCAGTTCGTCGGCCCGCCGAGGATCTCGGCGACCGCGGCGCCCGAAGCGGCGACGAATGTCTGATCCGCGACCTGAATACTGCTCACAAAAGAAGAGTAGTGGATTAGGACACAGCCCGGTTCAGTGCAGTAGGTGCTTCAGCCGGTCGCCCAGGCTGTCCCAGCGCCACTGCTGTTCCACCCAGGCCCGGCCCTCGGCGCCCATCCGGACCGCCGCGTCCCGGTCGGCGAGGATGCCGATGATGGCTTTGGCGATGGAGTCGGTCTTGCGGCCGTCGACGACGCGGCCGGTCTTGCCCTCGATCACGGTCTCCGGCGCGCCGCCGGAATTGCCCGCCACCACCGGGACTCCGGAGGCGGAGGCCTCCAGGAAGACGATGCCGAGCCCCTCCACGTCCAGGCCCGCGCCGCGCGTGCGGCAGGGCATGGCGAAGACGTCGGCGAGGGTGTGGTGCGCGGCGAGCTCGTCGGAGGCGACACGGCCGGTGAACACCACGTCCTCCGCCACCCCGAGCGCGGACGCGAGGCCACGCAGCTTGTCCTCGTAGGGTCCGCCGCCGGCGATCACCAAGACTGCGCCGTCGACCTTTTCGCGGATCTCGCGCATGGCCACGATCAGCGCGTCCTGGCCTTTGCGCGGCACCAGCCGCGACAGGCACAGGATCGTCGGCCGGTCACCGAGCCCATAACGCTCGCGCAGTTCCGCGCGCGCGGCCGGATCCGGCCGGAAGACCTCGGTGTCGACACCGGGCGGCAGATACTCCAGCGCGGCGTTCGGGCCGAACGCCGACGCGAAACGCTGGCGGGTGTAGCGGCTGACGTAGGTGACCACGTCGGTGTGCTCGCCGATGGTCCGCAGCGACTGCCGCGCGCCCGGCAGCATCGACCAGCCGACCTCGTGCCCGTGCGTGCTCGCCAGGATCCGTTCCGCGCCCGCGCGGCGCAGCATCGGCGACAGCATCGCCAGCGGCGCGGCCGCGCCGAACCAGACGGTGTCGCACTTCTCGCTGCGCAACAGGCGCGCGGCGCGGCGCAACACCAGCGGGGTCGGCAGCATCAGCGTGGTGGGATGGCGGACCACCTGGAACTTCTGTTTGGCGTCGAACTTCAGATGGCTGTCGCCTTTCCAGCGCGGGGCGTAGACGACCAGGTCATCGGGCGGCAACTGACCGGCCAGCGCCTGCAGATACGACTGGATACCGCCCGGCCGAGGCGGGAAATCATTGGTAACCAGCAGAGTTCGGGCCATGAATGACAACCTACTGCGTCCGATCCGCACGCCGCCGCCCGCCACTGATCGAATCGTGGGCCCTCGCTACGGGTCTTCATGATCATCAGGCACTGGTGGCGGCATCGGTCGAGTAGCCGCGCCGCCAGCGCCTGTTGATCTTGGAGGGCAGCGGGTCAGGATTGAGGGCTGACTGGTCTAGGGGGTTTTCGTCTCGAGCCAGGTGCGCCAGGCGGTGGTGAAGTCCGCGCGGCTGGAGCCTAGGACTTCGCGCAGGAGGGCGTCCTCGGTGGCGGCGACTTGCTTGCTCGCCGCGAGGCCGCGGTAGAGCTCGACGAGCCGGGGTTCGTCATAGGTTTCGGCGACGAAAGCGCAGGCAGACCAAGCCGCTTCGTAGGCCGCGGCAGCGTCCGGGCCGGTGAAAGCGCTGTCGGCGGGCAGGTCGGTGGGCGCCGCACCGGTGCGCAGACGGGTGCTCAGGGTCGGGGCGATGTCGGCGAAGTGGTGGTTCTGCGCGCGGTGCGCGGCGTATTCGGCGAACCCTTCGAGCATCCATTGCGGTGCGCCGTCGACGGTGTCGCCGCGGGTGGCGATATGGGTGAGTTCGTGGCGCAGCACGGTGCGCAGGCCGTCGGGGGAGAGGCGGCGCCCGGCATCGGGACTGAAAACCACGCGCTGCCCGGTGGGTTGGGTGCCGTGCGTGAACGGGTCGGCGACCGAGGCGGCGGCGACCTCCCGGGAGAGCAGGCTGCCCGAACGCAGCAGCGCGGCGAACTCCGAAGCATTCGAGGCGACGACGACCAGCGCGGACTGTGCCCACCCGGTGCCCCACAGCTCGTTGACCGAAGCGGTGGCCGGCGCGAGTTCGCCAGCCAGGACATCCATTTCGACGCGCTGGCCGGAATGGCCTACGACCAGGGATTCCTGCCCGTCACCGGTCGCGACCCGCACCGCGGTGAGCGGGCCGAACGGCTCCATGATGCCGCGCACGGCTGCCAGCCGCGGATCGTCGGCGGCCACCTGCTGCGCCGAAGCGAGCTGGTCGGCGCGGATTTTCGGCATCGCCCAGTTCGGCGCGACGAGCACCGCACCGCAGGTGCCGGTCAGCATCGTCACCATGCCGACGGTGAGCGCGAACTGACCGCGTCGGCGCGCACCGCACCAGCGCCGAAACCGGCGCAATCCCTGCATAGCGAATTAGTATCGCCGAGCGGAGTGGTAGGGCGTCGAGGAGATGGGTGCGACCGCGACCGGGACGCCGAAGGTGGAGGCGTGCAACATGAGTCCGTTGCCCGCGTAGATGCCCACATGGGAGATCTCGGGATAGAAGAACACCACGTCACCCGGCTGCATATTGTCCTTGGACACCGGCGTGCCGTAGGCGGCCTGCTGCGAACTGGTGCGCGGCACGTTCTTGCCGACCTGCTTGAACGCCCACTGCACCAGGCCCGAGCAGTCGAACTGGTTCGGCCCGGTCGCGCCCCACACATACGGATCGCCGACCCGGGTCAGGCCCGCGGCGAGCGCGCTGGTGCCGCTGCCGGG
This genomic window contains:
- a CDS encoding polyketide cyclase / dehydrase and lipid transport translates to MSSIQVADQTFVAASGAAVAEILGGPTNWRKWWPDLSLEVREDRGDKGIRWTVSGALEGTMEVWLQDMLDGVILHYFLHAEPRDAIPAKRLLAANRARRVAGREMAFEIKARLEAGRPAGVAPAC
- a CDS encoding glycosyltransferase family 4 protein, translating into MARTLLVTNDFPPRPGGIQSYLQALAGQLPPDDLVVYAPRWKGDSHLKFDAKQKFQVVRHPTTLMLPTPLVLRRAARLLRSEKCDTVWFGAAAPLAMLSPMLRRAGAERILASTHGHEVGWSMLPGARQSLRTIGEHTDVVTYVSRYTRQRFASAFGPNAALEYLPPGVDTEVFRPDPAARAELRERYGLGDRPTILCLSRLVPRKGQDALIVAMREIREKVDGAVLVIAGGGPYEDKLRGLASALGVAEDVVFTGRVASDELAAHHTLADVFAMPCRTRGAGLDVEGLGIVFLEASASGVPVVAGNSGGAPETVIEGKTGRVVDGRKTDSIAKAIIGILADRDAAVRMGAEGRAWVEQQWRWDSLGDRLKHLLH